In Nocardioides sp. WS12, the DNA window ATGTACGAGTTCACGGTGTCCGGCACCTTCGTCGTGACCCTCCTGTACGTCGTCCTGCACAAGAAGTTCGCCCTCGCCTGGATGGGCCCGATCGTGGTCGGCTTCGTGCTGACCGTGCTGATGACCGCGGTGATCTGGCTGCACGACGAGGTCGCACCGCTGACCGAGGCACTCAACTCGCCGTGGCTGGTCATCCACGTCGTCTCGGCCGTGATCGCCACCGGCACCTTCACCCTCGGTGGCATCGCCTCGATCATGTACCTGGTCCGGATGCGGGCCGAGCGTCGCGCAGCCGAGAAGGGCCGGCCGCTCTCCCGCTGGATCGCCCGTACCCCCGAACTGCCCGCCCTGGACCGCCTCGCGTACCGGGTGCACGCGTTCGCGTTCCCGGTGTGGACCTTCGCGGTCCTGATCACCGGCCCGATCTGGGCGCACGAGGCCTGGTCCCGCTACTGGAACTGGGACCCCAAGGAGGTGTGGGCGTTCATCACCTGGGTCGTCTACGCCGGCTACCTCCACGCCCGCGCCACCGCCGGCTGGAAGGGCCGCAAGGCCGCCATGCTCGCGCTCGTCGGCCTCGGCACCCTGTGGTTCAACTTCATCGGGATCAACTACTTCTCGACGACCAGCCAGCACTCGTACGCCGTCGAGCAGTTCGTCGACGCACCGGCCCCGGTTCAACTACCGAATTTGCTGCCTCCGGGGCTTGGGTACGACGAATTCGGTAGTTGAACCGGAGTCGGGGCCCATGTCACTGACGATCGTCACCGGAGGAACGCGCGGCATCGGCGCCGCCATCGCCGCTCGCCTCGCCGCCGAGGGCCACGACCTGGTGCTCGGCTACCGCAGCGACGAGGAGAGTGCACGCGCGACGGCCGAGTCGATCCATGCGCGGGGGGTCCGCTGCGTCACCGTCCGCGCCGATCTGACGACGGATGCCGGCATCGAAGAGTTGTTCGCCCGCGCCGCCGAGGTGGGTCCGGTCACCGGCGTCGTGAACAACGCCGGCGCGACGTACCGCTTCGCGCCCTTGCACGAGACGCCGACCGAAGAGATCCGGCGGACCATCGACATCAACCTGACCGGGCCGATCCTCGTCGCCCGGGCTGCGGTCGCCGTCCTGGACCGCGGCGGCGTGATCGTCAACATCACCTCGGGCGCCGCGACCATCGGGTCGCCGGGGGAGTACGTCCACTACGCCGCGGCCAAGGCCGGACTGGACGCGGCCACGCGGGGGCT includes these proteins:
- the ccsB gene encoding c-type cytochrome biogenesis protein CcsB; protein product: MSNTAWENLSNQAVAMAGLVYFLALLVHLAEWAALRQPADERELVAAGGGDVTDAGSASAASEVERGARVAFLGRLGFLLTIVACAVHFVALLGRGMAADPNRVPWGNMYEFTVSGTFVVTLLYVVLHKKFALAWMGPIVVGFVLTVLMTAVIWLHDEVAPLTEALNSPWLVIHVVSAVIATGTFTLGGIASIMYLVRMRAERRAAEKGRPLSRWIARTPELPALDRLAYRVHAFAFPVWTFAVLITGPIWAHEAWSRYWNWDPKEVWAFITWVVYAGYLHARATAGWKGRKAAMLALVGLGTLWFNFIGINYFSTTSQHSYAVEQFVDAPAPVQLPNLLPPGLGYDEFGS
- a CDS encoding SDR family oxidoreductase; translated protein: MSLTIVTGGTRGIGAAIAARLAAEGHDLVLGYRSDEESARATAESIHARGVRCVTVRADLTTDAGIEELFARAAEVGPVTGVVNNAGATYRFAPLHETPTEEIRRTIDINLTGPILVARAAVAVLDRGGVIVNITSGAATIGSPGEYVHYAAAKAGLDAATRGLGLEVADRGIRVVAIAPGLIATDLHATTGDPERVARMAPQIPLGRAGQPEEIANAVAWLMSDQAAYVTATTLRVAGGR